A section of the Schistosoma haematobium chromosome ZW, whole genome shotgun sequence genome encodes:
- the TSP66E_3 gene encoding Tetraspanin (EggNog:ENOG41036WW~COG:S) has translation MCKVISSTILVLFNIPLVIIGLGLVVFGALIRWNEKLLVERITPTIIEEIDDENAREAAQKLVEERITLFASYGLAIFLFGLFICVLSLCGICGVCCKSKILLGLYAAFLLVIFLALLVFTIVFGTRKHWFRDELGISYRRSITSDYHMDNNFPPNTGFTVFVNEIQRKHKCCGSFDYRDFQDNESFKRQNYKIPASCCKDIKDKECWERPTTQNSYKDTGCFEFLWSAAQPSYRIILYILIGLLLLTFTFAVISIYLLTRYSREKMQLL, from the exons ATGTGTAAAGTAATCTCGAGTACAATTTTAGTACTGTTCAACATCCCACTTGTG ATTATTGGTTTAGGACTTGTGGTTTTTGGTGCTTTAATACGATGGAATGAAAAACTTTTGGTTGAACGAATTACTCCTACGATTATCGAAGAGATAGATGATGAGAATGCACGTGAAGCTGCTCAAAAATTAGTAGAAGAAAGAATAACGTTATTTG CTTCTTATGGTTTGGCAATTTTCTTGTTCGGTCTCTTCATTTGCGTATTGTCGCTCTGTGGAATATGTGGAGTATGCTGCAAGAGTAAAATCTTACTTGGATTA TATGCAGCATTTCTTCTAGTCATATTTTTGGCGCTGCTTGTGTTCACTATTGTATTTGGAACACGTAAACACTGG TTCCGTGATGAGCTGGGTATAAGTTATAGAAGATCAATTACTAGTGATTATCATATGGACAATAATTTTCCACCAAACACCGGTTTTACTGTATTTGTTAATGAAATTCAACGAAAG CATAAATGCTGTGGTTCTTTTGACTATCGTGACTTCCAAGATAATGAATCATTCAAACGACAAAATT ATAAGATTCCAGCCTCTTGTTGTAAAGATATAAAAGACAAAGAATGCTGGGAACGTCCAACAACACAGAATAGTTATAAAGACACT GGTTGTTTCGAGTTTCTATGGTCAGCGGCACAACCAAGCTATCGAATTATTCTTTATATCTTGATTGGTCTGTTATTACTTACG TTTACATTCGCGGTTATCTCTATCTACCTGCTGACACGATATTCAAGGGAGAAAATGCAATTGTTGTAG